One region of Natronolimnobius baerhuensis genomic DNA includes:
- a CDS encoding GTP-dependent dephospho-CoA kinase family protein, whose product MTSDESDPTRDGSPASAPDKAGDGDHNDGQSNDQLLVLPDALRAELKEPIGPIETDASVLLADVDGPLIAVGDVVTYHLLEAGRTPDVALVDERTEREAVGDEIQAAVTDDIHLEAVNPPAEISVDVIRALREGLAREEPTTILVEGEEDLVALPAIAVAPEGAHVVYGQPGEGMVHVDVTDDHRREMRDLLERFEGDTERLWTLLEE is encoded by the coding sequence GTGACTTCTGATGAATCCGACCCAACTCGAGACGGATCGCCAGCGTCTGCGCCCGATAAAGCGGGCGACGGCGACCACAACGATGGCCAGTCCAACGACCAGTTACTCGTCCTCCCCGATGCTCTCCGTGCTGAACTCAAAGAGCCAATCGGGCCAATCGAGACCGATGCCAGCGTACTTCTCGCCGATGTCGATGGGCCACTGATCGCTGTCGGCGACGTCGTCACCTACCACCTTCTCGAGGCCGGCCGGACGCCCGACGTTGCACTCGTCGACGAACGAACCGAACGTGAAGCGGTCGGCGACGAGATTCAGGCGGCTGTCACTGATGACATCCACCTCGAGGCCGTCAATCCGCCCGCCGAAATTTCGGTGGATGTTATCCGTGCGTTACGCGAGGGCCTGGCCCGCGAGGAGCCGACGACGATTCTGGTCGAGGGCGAAGAGGACCTCGTTGCCCTCCCCGCAATCGCTGTCGCTCCCGAGGGCGCACACGTCGTCTACGGCCAGCCCGGCGAGGGAATGGTCCACGTCGACGTGACCGACGACCATCGCCGTGAGATGCGCGACCTGCTCGAGCGCTTCGAAGGCGACACCGAGCGACTGTGGACGCTGCTCGAGGAGTGA
- a CDS encoding pirin family protein, translating into MNPDASDASSEPIAGETVRHGTGVNSTRAFPTNAFPTHLDPFVLFERFYIEPDDGFPMHPHRGFEIVSYMLEGGMDHEDSLGVSHTATPGEAMHITAGQGIRHSELPANGAGCSGLQLWINLPREEKDSDPNYADAAADDLSTVEEDGATITTVVGEGSPLEPTTELTYHDVRVTDTWTWTVPDGWTGFLYGVSGEGTVAGHEFEEGDVFPLTESRSVALESKGKNETESELRVVAVAGRPHGEVIQQQGPFVL; encoded by the coding sequence ATGAACCCGGACGCATCCGACGCCTCGAGCGAGCCGATTGCGGGCGAGACGGTTCGCCACGGCACCGGCGTCAATTCGACGCGCGCGTTCCCGACGAACGCCTTTCCCACACATCTTGATCCGTTCGTCCTCTTCGAGCGCTTCTACATCGAGCCCGACGACGGCTTTCCGATGCACCCACATCGCGGCTTCGAGATCGTCTCGTACATGCTCGAGGGCGGGATGGACCACGAGGATTCGCTGGGCGTTTCTCACACGGCGACGCCTGGCGAGGCCATGCATATTACGGCTGGCCAGGGAATTCGCCACTCGGAACTGCCCGCAAACGGCGCGGGCTGTAGCGGCCTCCAGCTGTGGATCAACCTCCCGCGCGAGGAGAAAGACAGCGACCCCAACTACGCGGACGCGGCGGCCGACGACCTGTCGACAGTCGAGGAAGACGGGGCGACGATCACGACCGTCGTCGGTGAGGGATCACCGCTCGAGCCAACGACCGAACTCACCTACCACGACGTGCGTGTGACAGACACCTGGACGTGGACAGTACCGGACGGCTGGACCGGCTTTCTGTACGGTGTTTCCGGTGAGGGGACTGTCGCGGGACACGAGTTCGAGGAGGGTGACGTGTTCCCACTCACAGAATCTCGGTCGGTCGCCCTCGAGAGCAAGGGCAAAAACGAGACCGAAAGCGAACTCCGCGTCGTCGCCGTCGCCGGCCGTCCACACGGCGAGGTGATCCAACAGCAGGGACCGTTCGTGTTGTAG
- a CDS encoding PGF-CTERM sorting domain-containing protein gives MNRRHMLATLGCLSVSAVPAAASARTDEADCELTEIATAMSGDEVIATEEVPKAWWDQVERSRDVADELSAELADKPWFERTGRSLGEDEICDRNAFVVTVYTSDEEAARSELEDSRDGVPIDIDEVSDDEGPEPLGGSMDGAGDEDDDNESTDDDRPAENETDASDDDLNGESDSLNETTSGDDGANSSDANAVDNETDTAGDSDSIPGFGVLGTLAGLGGVGYVLANRDRDDHA, from the coding sequence ATGAACCGACGGCACATGCTCGCAACGCTCGGCTGTCTCTCTGTGAGCGCGGTCCCGGCGGCCGCAAGCGCACGCACTGACGAAGCGGACTGTGAACTGACTGAGATTGCGACAGCCATGTCGGGTGATGAGGTCATTGCAACTGAAGAGGTTCCCAAAGCGTGGTGGGACCAGGTCGAACGCTCGCGTGATGTCGCGGACGAATTGTCCGCGGAATTGGCGGACAAACCCTGGTTCGAGAGGACCGGGCGCTCACTCGGTGAGGACGAAATCTGCGACCGCAACGCCTTCGTCGTCACGGTATACACCTCGGACGAAGAGGCGGCCCGTTCGGAACTCGAGGACTCTCGAGACGGAGTCCCAATCGACATCGACGAGGTGAGCGACGACGAGGGACCGGAACCACTGGGCGGATCCATGGACGGCGCGGGCGACGAGGACGACGACAACGAGTCTACGGACGACGATAGGCCGGCTGAAAATGAGACTGACGCGTCGGACGACGACCTCAATGGCGAAAGCGACTCCTTGAACGAAACGACGAGTGGCGACGACGGTGCCAACTCGAGCGACGCCAATGCCGTAGACAACGAAACCGACACGGCTGGCGACAGCGATTCGATACCTGGATTCGGCGTCCTCGGCACGCTCGCTGGACTCGGCGGAGTCGGATACGTTCTGGCGAACCGCGACCGCGACGACCACGCCTGA
- the spt4 gene encoding transcription elongation factor subunit Spt4 has protein sequence MASDRLVCRECHRVNDPDNETCDACNSSSLTEDWAGYVVIAHPEESQIATEMQVTESGAYALKVR, from the coding sequence ATGGCTTCAGACCGTCTCGTCTGTCGTGAGTGTCATCGGGTCAACGACCCGGACAACGAGACCTGCGACGCCTGTAACTCCTCGTCGCTGACCGAGGACTGGGCTGGCTACGTCGTCATCGCCCATCCCGAGGAGAGCCAGATCGCAACCGAGATGCAGGTCACCGAATCCGGCGCATACGCGCTGAAGGTCCGGTAA
- a CDS encoding MATE family efflux transporter, whose protein sequence is MTGRGSERGRLEAVVDRLARTLERLGIIDAERFRPTMDLAWPRIVTGFAIMSKQTADLAMVGVAVGVSGTAGLAFALAYWEIVAMLGLGLAGGTVSLVSQNYGGDESERASLAVTQSILLVVALAVPIMAIFLLFSERLIGLFGAEGETLAHGSTYLVYVAPAALFEMLNLIASRTYTGVGDTFTEMVARAGGAVLNILLSGLFIFGFDMGVAGAAIGTTLSTGFVTLVLGWGMTGRSYGRLGMEPSPVPVTRSGTWIDLPLARQLVEISAPEIGRRLAQGLIVFPLLWIAATFGPAVVTAVEVARRVRSQINSVNWGLGLASSSLVGQHLGANEEDEAAAYGAAIIRIAIVTYLVMAVVVIALAEPLATLFVEDDNIGQTAIFIAVSGVSAIGLGIDGTASGALLGAGDTRKPFVASLIGRYVFALPAAALGLVTPLGVAGLYLAFLLETFVPGGITYWLFRRGGWRAVSRRYRPSSDAS, encoded by the coding sequence ATGACAGGACGCGGGAGCGAGCGGGGACGACTCGAGGCCGTCGTTGATCGCCTCGCTCGCACCCTCGAGCGACTCGGGATTATCGACGCCGAACGATTTCGGCCGACGATGGACCTGGCCTGGCCGCGGATCGTCACGGGCTTTGCGATTATGTCCAAGCAGACGGCGGATCTGGCGATGGTCGGCGTCGCAGTTGGTGTCTCGGGGACCGCAGGGCTCGCGTTCGCGCTTGCGTACTGGGAAATCGTCGCGATGCTGGGGCTCGGCCTCGCCGGCGGGACGGTCTCGCTGGTCTCGCAGAATTATGGCGGCGACGAGTCCGAACGCGCGTCGCTGGCGGTTACCCAGAGTATCCTACTGGTCGTCGCCCTCGCGGTACCGATCATGGCCATTTTTCTCCTGTTTTCCGAGAGGCTGATCGGACTCTTTGGAGCCGAGGGTGAGACGCTCGCCCACGGGAGCACGTATCTCGTCTACGTCGCGCCCGCGGCACTGTTCGAGATGCTGAACTTGATCGCCAGTCGCACCTACACGGGCGTCGGCGATACGTTCACTGAGATGGTCGCCCGTGCGGGCGGCGCGGTGCTCAACATCCTTCTCAGCGGCCTCTTTATCTTCGGGTTCGACATGGGCGTCGCCGGCGCAGCCATCGGCACGACGCTCTCGACGGGATTCGTCACGCTCGTGCTGGGCTGGGGGATGACCGGCCGATCCTACGGCCGCCTCGGGATGGAGCCAAGTCCGGTCCCCGTCACCCGCTCAGGGACGTGGATCGATCTCCCACTCGCCCGCCAACTGGTCGAAATCTCTGCCCCCGAGATCGGTCGCCGACTCGCGCAGGGCCTTATCGTCTTCCCGCTGCTGTGGATCGCCGCAACCTTCGGCCCCGCTGTCGTCACCGCCGTCGAAGTCGCCCGCCGCGTCCGCAGCCAGATCAACAGCGTCAACTGGGGACTCGGCCTGGCCTCGAGTTCGCTCGTCGGCCAGCACCTTGGCGCAAACGAAGAAGACGAGGCCGCAGCCTACGGCGCTGCGATCATCCGCATCGCAATCGTGACGTATCTCGTCATGGCTGTCGTCGTCATCGCGCTCGCAGAACCCCTCGCCACGCTGTTCGTCGAGGACGACAATATCGGCCAGACAGCCATTTTCATCGCGGTCAGCGGAGTCAGCGCAATCGGCCTCGGCATCGACGGCACGGCAAGCGGTGCCTTACTCGGCGCTGGCGATACTCGAAAACCGTTCGTCGCCTCGCTGATCGGCCGCTACGTGTTCGCGCTGCCGGCCGCTGCGCTCGGGCTGGTGACGCCACTCGGCGTTGCGGGGCTCTATCTCGCGTTCTTGCTCGAGACGTTCGTTCCCGGCGGGATCACCTACTGGCTGTTCCGTCGCGGCGGCTGGCGTGCCGTGAGCCGGCGCTATCGGCCCTCGTCGGATGCGAGTTGA
- a CDS encoding geranylgeranyl reductase family protein, whose amino-acid sequence MYDFVVVGVGPAGARFSRRAAEKGYDVLALEQGTVGTPLACSGHVSTDIWEYTGQGARDDLFQNEIYGARFHVGGPHSDSYPFYKDEVASNVIDRVGLDQHLADLAREAGADVREHHTVTEVDEHADHVTVTASGPDGVVTHEARMVAGCDGPRSRVREECDLPQPDELLHGVLAFSDEDDHENFVDVHLTAPTFFAWRIPRGEAGVEYGLATPPGVHVNKHFEELIDGYEIDVSHRCSGAIPVGPADRVTSRRVFLIGDAAAQTKPFTGGGILYGMTCADHAAREIDPQRPTTLAAYEHAWRDDLAREQQLAHWIRRAYSLPEPVQRVGLGALSGEIGVHMDRPTSLLSLDHLRVMLSRLRG is encoded by the coding sequence ATGTATGATTTCGTCGTCGTGGGCGTCGGCCCGGCCGGGGCGCGGTTCTCGCGACGAGCCGCCGAAAAGGGCTACGACGTACTCGCCTTAGAGCAGGGGACCGTTGGGACGCCGCTTGCCTGCTCGGGTCACGTCAGCACCGACATCTGGGAGTACACCGGTCAGGGCGCTCGAGACGACCTCTTTCAGAACGAGATTTACGGCGCGCGATTCCACGTCGGCGGCCCACACAGTGACTCGTATCCGTTCTACAAAGACGAGGTCGCCTCAAACGTCATCGACCGCGTCGGTCTCGACCAACACCTCGCCGACCTCGCTCGAGAGGCTGGCGCAGACGTTCGCGAGCACCACACCGTCACCGAGGTCGACGAACACGCAGACCACGTGACGGTGACCGCCAGCGGTCCCGACGGCGTCGTCACCCACGAGGCCCGCATGGTCGCCGGCTGCGACGGCCCGCGCTCGAGAGTGCGCGAGGAGTGTGACCTTCCACAGCCCGACGAGTTGCTCCACGGCGTGCTGGCCTTTTCGGACGAGGATGACCACGAGAACTTCGTCGACGTCCACCTCACCGCGCCAACCTTCTTCGCCTGGCGCATCCCTCGTGGCGAGGCCGGCGTCGAGTACGGACTGGCTACCCCACCGGGCGTGCACGTGAACAAGCACTTCGAGGAACTGATCGATGGCTACGAAATCGACGTCTCACACCGCTGTTCCGGCGCGATTCCTGTCGGTCCAGCAGATCGCGTCACCTCCCGGCGCGTCTTTCTCATCGGCGATGCGGCCGCCCAGACCAAGCCCTTCACCGGCGGCGGCATCCTCTACGGCATGACCTGTGCCGACCACGCCGCCCGCGAAATCGACCCCCAGCGACCGACGACGCTCGCGGCCTACGAACACGCCTGGCGCGATGATCTGGCTCGAGAACAGCAACTGGCCCACTGGATTCGCCGCGCCTACTCGCTACCAGAGCCGGTCCAGCGAGTCGGTCTCGGCGCGCTCTCGGGCGAAATCGGCGTCCACATGGACCGACCGACCTCGCTGCTATCGCTGGATCATCTGCGCGTGATGCTCTCGAGGCTTCGTGGCTAA